A single region of the Bufo gargarizans isolate SCDJY-AF-19 unplaced genomic scaffold, ASM1485885v1 original_scaffold_1577_pilon, whole genome shotgun sequence genome encodes:
- the LOC122923411 gene encoding BUB3-interacting and GLEBS motif-containing protein ZNF207-like isoform X1, whose translation MGRKKKKQLKPWCWYCNRDFDDEKILIQHQKAKHFKCHICHKKLYTGPGLAIHCMQVHKETIDAVPNAIPGRTDIELEIYGMEGIPEKDMEERRRMLEQKTQADGQKKKQDDSDYEDDDESGPSSAFPSQMQAQQGYMPGLHGLAGAPGMPPGIPPLMPTVPLMHGIPPGMPGMPHGLVSALALLFWYKAIYLGLTPSLLFFFSSMLQMGGLMHHHGPGIPPMMAGLPPGVPPPMGPRPGIPAVTQGQPISAPGVSRLPPPSTSAPSMSSVPKPLFPSAGQMGSPVTSSTSSSSGSEGLSAPAKVLFPSAAQAPATVAGPVGTDFKPLNSATVTTSEPPKPTFPAYTQSTMSTTSTTNSTAAKPAASITSKPATLSTTSATSKLIHPDEDISLEEKRAQLLKYQRNLPRPGQAPMGGLASPLGAMMAPQPGIPPQQPGMRHPMPHHGQFGSPHQGMPGFHPGAIPPFGQAPPMVPQFQGGPPRPLMGMRPPVMSQGGRY comes from the exons ATgggaaggaagaagaagaagcagCTGAAGCCCTGGTGCTG GTACTGCAACCGAGACTTCGATGACGAGAAGATCCTCATCCAGCACCAGAAGGCCAAGCATTTCAAATGCCACATCTGTCACAAGAAGCTGTACACCGGCCCAGGCCTGGCCATCCACTGTATGCAG GTACATAAGGAGACCATCGATGCTGTGCCCAACGCCATCCCTGGGAGGACAGACATCGAGCTGGAAATCTATGGCATGGAAGGCATTCCtgaaaaagacatggaggagaggaGGAGAATGCTTGAGCAGAAGACACAAG CTGATGGACAGAAGAAGAAACAGGATGACTCTGATTATGAAGATGACGATGAGTCCGGGCCATCCAGCGCGTTCCCATCTCAAATGCAGGCCCAGCAGGGGTACATGCCCGGTCTGCATGGATTAGCAGGAGCTCCAGGCATGCCCCCAG GAATCCCTCCtctaatgcccactgtgccactgatGCATGGGATCCCGCCCGGCATGCCAGGGATGCCTCACGGGTTAGTATCTGCTCTTGCTTTACTGTTTTGGTATAAAGCCATTTACCTGGGTTTGACGccttctctccttttttttttttccagcatgtTACAGATGGGTGGCCTGATGCATCACCATGGCccgggaatccccccaatgatgGCTGGTTTGCCTCCAG GTGTGCCGCCACCGATGGGCCCTCGTCCAGGGATCCCTGCTGTTACTCAGGGTCAGCCCATCTCGGCTCCAGGTGTTAGCAGACTTCCACCTCCCAGTACCTCTGCCCCATCCATGTCCTCTGTGCCCAAGCCACTATTCCCCAGTGCTGGACAG ATGGGATCACCAGTCACCAGTTCCACCTCCTCGTCCTCCGGCTCAGAGGGCCTCTCTGCACCCGCTAAAGTGCTCTTTCCTAGTGCTGCACAA GCTCCAGCGACAGTGGCCGGACCGGTGGGCACAGACTTTAAGCCCTTGAACAGTGCCACAGTTACAACATCAGAACCTCCTAAACCAACGTTTCCCGCTTACACTCAGTCAACCATGTCAACCACTAGCACCACAAATAGCACTGCTGCTAAACCGGCTGCTTCCATAACAAGTAAGCCCGCTACCCTGAGTACTACTAGTGCTACTAGTAAGTTGATCCATCCAGATGAGGATATATCACTG GAAGAGAAGCGTGCTCAGCTCCTGAAATACCAGCGTAACCTGCCTCGGCCAGGACAGGCACCCATGGGAGGTCTTGCATCCCCTCTTGGAGCTATGATGGCACCACAGCCTGGCATCCCACCGCAGCAGCCTGGCATGAGGCATCCAATGCCCCATCATG GTCAGTTTGGGAGCCCGCACCAAGGCATGCCAGGATTTCACCCAGGGGCAATACCTCCCTTTGGACAAGCACCACCTATGGTCCCACAATTCCAAGGTGGGCCCCCTCGACCACTGATGGGAATGCGACCTCCTGTCATGTCTCAAGGTGGCCGCTACTGA
- the LOC122923411 gene encoding BUB3-interacting and GLEBS motif-containing protein ZNF207-like isoform X3 has product MGRKKKKQLKPWCWYCNRDFDDEKILIQHQKAKHFKCHICHKKLYTGPGLAIHCMQVHKETIDAVPNAIPGRTDIELEIYGMEGIPEKDMEERRRMLEQKTQADGQKKKQDDSDYEDDDESGPSSAFPSQMQAQQGYMPGLHGLAGAPGMPPGIPPLMPTVPLMHGIPPGMPGMPHGMLQMGGLMHHHGPGIPPMMAGLPPGVPPPMGPRPGIPAVTQGQPISAPGVSRLPPPSTSAPSMSSVPKPLFPSAGQAPATVAGPVGTDFKPLNSATVTTSEPPKPTFPAYTQSTMSTTSTTNSTAAKPAASITSKPATLSTTSATSKLIHPDEDISLEEKRAQLLKYQRNLPRPGQAPMGGLASPLGAMMAPQPGIPPQQPGMRHPMPHHGQFGSPHQGMPGFHPGAIPPFGQAPPMVPQFQGGPPRPLMGMRPPVMSQGGRY; this is encoded by the exons ATgggaaggaagaagaagaagcagCTGAAGCCCTGGTGCTG GTACTGCAACCGAGACTTCGATGACGAGAAGATCCTCATCCAGCACCAGAAGGCCAAGCATTTCAAATGCCACATCTGTCACAAGAAGCTGTACACCGGCCCAGGCCTGGCCATCCACTGTATGCAG GTACATAAGGAGACCATCGATGCTGTGCCCAACGCCATCCCTGGGAGGACAGACATCGAGCTGGAAATCTATGGCATGGAAGGCATTCCtgaaaaagacatggaggagaggaGGAGAATGCTTGAGCAGAAGACACAAG CTGATGGACAGAAGAAGAAACAGGATGACTCTGATTATGAAGATGACGATGAGTCCGGGCCATCCAGCGCGTTCCCATCTCAAATGCAGGCCCAGCAGGGGTACATGCCCGGTCTGCATGGATTAGCAGGAGCTCCAGGCATGCCCCCAG GAATCCCTCCtctaatgcccactgtgccactgatGCATGGGATCCCGCCCGGCATGCCAGGGATGCCTCACGG catgtTACAGATGGGTGGCCTGATGCATCACCATGGCccgggaatccccccaatgatgGCTGGTTTGCCTCCAG GTGTGCCGCCACCGATGGGCCCTCGTCCAGGGATCCCTGCTGTTACTCAGGGTCAGCCCATCTCGGCTCCAGGTGTTAGCAGACTTCCACCTCCCAGTACCTCTGCCCCATCCATGTCCTCTGTGCCCAAGCCACTATTCCCCAGTGCTGGACAG GCTCCAGCGACAGTGGCCGGACCGGTGGGCACAGACTTTAAGCCCTTGAACAGTGCCACAGTTACAACATCAGAACCTCCTAAACCAACGTTTCCCGCTTACACTCAGTCAACCATGTCAACCACTAGCACCACAAATAGCACTGCTGCTAAACCGGCTGCTTCCATAACAAGTAAGCCCGCTACCCTGAGTACTACTAGTGCTACTAGTAAGTTGATCCATCCAGATGAGGATATATCACTG GAAGAGAAGCGTGCTCAGCTCCTGAAATACCAGCGTAACCTGCCTCGGCCAGGACAGGCACCCATGGGAGGTCTTGCATCCCCTCTTGGAGCTATGATGGCACCACAGCCTGGCATCCCACCGCAGCAGCCTGGCATGAGGCATCCAATGCCCCATCATG GTCAGTTTGGGAGCCCGCACCAAGGCATGCCAGGATTTCACCCAGGGGCAATACCTCCCTTTGGACAAGCACCACCTATGGTCCCACAATTCCAAGGTGGGCCCCCTCGACCACTGATGGGAATGCGACCTCCTGTCATGTCTCAAGGTGGCCGCTACTGA
- the LOC122923411 gene encoding BUB3-interacting and GLEBS motif-containing protein ZNF207-like isoform X2, with translation MGRKKKKQLKPWCWYCNRDFDDEKILIQHQKAKHFKCHICHKKLYTGPGLAIHCMQVHKETIDAVPNAIPGRTDIELEIYGMEGIPEKDMEERRRMLEQKTQADGQKKKQDDSDYEDDDESGPSSAFPSQMQAQQGYMPGLHGLAGAPGMPPGIPPLMPTVPLMHGIPPGMPGMPHGMLQMGGLMHHHGPGIPPMMAGLPPGVPPPMGPRPGIPAVTQGQPISAPGVSRLPPPSTSAPSMSSVPKPLFPSAGQMGSPVTSSTSSSSGSEGLSAPAKVLFPSAAQAPATVAGPVGTDFKPLNSATVTTSEPPKPTFPAYTQSTMSTTSTTNSTAAKPAASITSKPATLSTTSATSKLIHPDEDISLEEKRAQLLKYQRNLPRPGQAPMGGLASPLGAMMAPQPGIPPQQPGMRHPMPHHGQFGSPHQGMPGFHPGAIPPFGQAPPMVPQFQGGPPRPLMGMRPPVMSQGGRY, from the exons ATgggaaggaagaagaagaagcagCTGAAGCCCTGGTGCTG GTACTGCAACCGAGACTTCGATGACGAGAAGATCCTCATCCAGCACCAGAAGGCCAAGCATTTCAAATGCCACATCTGTCACAAGAAGCTGTACACCGGCCCAGGCCTGGCCATCCACTGTATGCAG GTACATAAGGAGACCATCGATGCTGTGCCCAACGCCATCCCTGGGAGGACAGACATCGAGCTGGAAATCTATGGCATGGAAGGCATTCCtgaaaaagacatggaggagaggaGGAGAATGCTTGAGCAGAAGACACAAG CTGATGGACAGAAGAAGAAACAGGATGACTCTGATTATGAAGATGACGATGAGTCCGGGCCATCCAGCGCGTTCCCATCTCAAATGCAGGCCCAGCAGGGGTACATGCCCGGTCTGCATGGATTAGCAGGAGCTCCAGGCATGCCCCCAG GAATCCCTCCtctaatgcccactgtgccactgatGCATGGGATCCCGCCCGGCATGCCAGGGATGCCTCACGG catgtTACAGATGGGTGGCCTGATGCATCACCATGGCccgggaatccccccaatgatgGCTGGTTTGCCTCCAG GTGTGCCGCCACCGATGGGCCCTCGTCCAGGGATCCCTGCTGTTACTCAGGGTCAGCCCATCTCGGCTCCAGGTGTTAGCAGACTTCCACCTCCCAGTACCTCTGCCCCATCCATGTCCTCTGTGCCCAAGCCACTATTCCCCAGTGCTGGACAG ATGGGATCACCAGTCACCAGTTCCACCTCCTCGTCCTCCGGCTCAGAGGGCCTCTCTGCACCCGCTAAAGTGCTCTTTCCTAGTGCTGCACAA GCTCCAGCGACAGTGGCCGGACCGGTGGGCACAGACTTTAAGCCCTTGAACAGTGCCACAGTTACAACATCAGAACCTCCTAAACCAACGTTTCCCGCTTACACTCAGTCAACCATGTCAACCACTAGCACCACAAATAGCACTGCTGCTAAACCGGCTGCTTCCATAACAAGTAAGCCCGCTACCCTGAGTACTACTAGTGCTACTAGTAAGTTGATCCATCCAGATGAGGATATATCACTG GAAGAGAAGCGTGCTCAGCTCCTGAAATACCAGCGTAACCTGCCTCGGCCAGGACAGGCACCCATGGGAGGTCTTGCATCCCCTCTTGGAGCTATGATGGCACCACAGCCTGGCATCCCACCGCAGCAGCCTGGCATGAGGCATCCAATGCCCCATCATG GTCAGTTTGGGAGCCCGCACCAAGGCATGCCAGGATTTCACCCAGGGGCAATACCTCCCTTTGGACAAGCACCACCTATGGTCCCACAATTCCAAGGTGGGCCCCCTCGACCACTGATGGGAATGCGACCTCCTGTCATGTCTCAAGGTGGCCGCTACTGA